Within the Bacteroidota bacterium genome, the region TAGTGAAAAAGAAGGGTCATTATTACTGTCATCATTGAGAAGGCTGATATAGTCACTCATCCAGCTGCTCAGGTTCAGGTCTGAAACACCCGGCGAGTCGAAAAACGATAAGAAATCATAATGTCTTGTCTGTGGAGGTGGGGTGGAACATTTTATAAGAATACGATGTGTCCCCGCCTTAATGTTGAGTTCGACGATCTCCCCATCCCATTGGAAGCGGGTAATGCTTTTGTTCTCAAACACAAGTGAGTTATCTAACCAGACTTTAACGGGCGATGAGCTTCCTATACGAAGTTGAATAGTTTTGCTTTCAGGAATGTTTATAAAGCTGTTGGCATAATAAGTGCCGCCATTGTAATTGTTAGGTAAATGGCGCGAAAAATTGATCTTGTCGGAAGGGTCATAATACCTGGGTTTCACCCATTTCAGCGCGAGGTTTCTGTGATTGGTATATATTTTAGTGCTGTCATACGCATCTGTTTCTACAGGGTATTCTATATCAAAACCGCTTCCCGAAACATTTTTAAACGGACCTATAAGCGACCAGTGATAATCGCCCAACAACTCACTATAGGCAATTTTTGATTCGTTGAATTGCCTTTTTTCCTTCAATTCAGCTGCCTGAATAAGTTTGTAAAACAGTTTGCTGCGTTCGCTGAAATCCTTTTGTTTAACTATAAGGTCAGGTGTTCCTGTATAAGCGTTCTTCAGTACACTAAAAATATGCTCGTTCGGAAAATTGCGGATCAGGCTGTTGGCATATTTCCTGTAAGCAAGTTTATCCTGCTCAATGTCGCTCAGATAAATAAGTCCTTTTATAGCGTCGGGATTAAGGCTATCTTTTTCCAGGTCCGCCATAAATGATTTACGGGCAGCCTTATTATCATTCGCTTTTATATGATCCCAGCCTGTCTGCGCATGGCTCAATACTGCTATAAGGATAAAAAATGCAGAAAAAAAGAGATGTCTGTATAATGAAAAGTTCATAATAATGGGAATACTTAACTGGGTTCAGCTTTTTCCAGCTCCATGTTGCAAACAGGACATTTGCCGGGCTTACTGAATATTTCTGAGGTACATTTCATGGGGCATAGATACGATTCTTTTACTTCACGTTTATTCTCTTTTGTATCTTTATCCGAACATCCGGCAAATGGAACAATAGTTGCGAAGGCAATCATCAGAAGTAAAAACAATTTATTTAATAAATGTGACATTTTAAGCATAAATTAGCAAATACAAGGTACGAACAAAAAAAGTATTTTAACTTACAAGCGGTAAAATAATAGCTGGGTGTTGCGGTATTCATTTTTTATGAATAATATTGTTGTAAACAGTTTCGTGTGAGGAGATTTATCACAGGTATAATATTATCGACTTTATTTTGGGGTCTGCAGCCTTGTTTTGGGCAAAAGTCAAACAAGCCGACATACTTCAATTCAGGCCGTGAGCCTTTAAATGAGCGTGATAATAATTTTGGAGGCGGTGGTAAGCGAAAATTATTTTCCAGGAAACAAGGGTTCGATCACAAAAAAAAGACACAGCGTTTTACTAATAACAAGAAGAAAAATCGCAGTGCTTTCCAGAAGAAGAAGTACACCGGCAAGAAAGGATTGTTTGGCCGAAAAAAATCTTCAGGATGGGGAGGTAAGGCATTCAGAAAAAATTCCAAAGAAGACAAGCGATTATTTAAGGCTCCAAAAAATAAATCGAAAGACAGAAAGAAACGTATATTGAAGAAGCATTAAGTATATTAGTTTTTGCTTCCTCATTACGGAGTGCTGAATTACCTCCCGGATTATAAAAAGCCGTAATTAACAGCCTGATTTTATTTTGTTGAAAACTAAACGCAACTTCATTCGTTGAGTTTGCGTTATAATGTCGTAAACTTATACTTACGAAACTAAAAGATTATGAAACGGATAGATATTTTAACTTACGGCGAGCAACCCTGCAAATTCAGGTTAAGATCAGGCAAAGAAGTTTTCGGGGTTATTTGGGAAACGATGAAGCAGGATACGGTTGTGCATTATTTTGCAAGTGCGGTTGAGCGGATGCGTTACAAAAAGGCGGAAGCTAATAATGATGTTGAGGCCTGTAAAAACCTCATCACAGAGGTAAACATAGATGAAATAGTAAGTGCCGAACCTTTAAGCTGATAACTCTTTTTAAAGATCCGGATAGTTAAATAAGCATGCAGGCTGTCAGCTACTTTACGGGGATTGGCGGCCTGCTTTTTTTTGCCCCATACATCTTAAAATGGATAACGTATCCGCTGCGAATACCCTGGTTAGTTCAAGTTTGCCGGGAACTTGAAAGTATAGTATTTTTTACCCACCTTTGGCCCCTCTTAAACGAAAAGCAGCAGGTGATCGGGCATCAATTCATACTCAGCAGAATAAACTACTCTGTATTTTTCAGGAGAGGTGTTCTATGCGCATTATTCTCCCTGACGCTCGTTATTGCCTGTAAAACACCTCAAAAGACAGGTGCCTCAAAAGACAATGTTGTTAAACTGGATACGCTGGTTGTAAAGCCCGAAAAAGAAAAGCCGGTTTATCATGGTTCTGAAACACGTATCAATGATATTATTCACACAAAACTTGAGGTTAAATTCGATTGGGCAAAAACCTATATGTATGGTAAAGCGACAATAACAGCCCGTCCGTATTTTTATCCGATAGGCACAATTGATCTCGATGCCCGTGGTATGGATATTAATGAGGTGGCTTTACTTAAAGGGGCTGATAAAACAAGACTTAGCTATACTTATAAGGATGATATACTTCATGTAATACTCAATAAGGAATATACCCGCAACGACACTTTTAGGTTATTCGTTGATTATACTGCCAAGCCCAATGAATTGAAAGTAAAGGGCGGAAGTGAAGCTATAAAAGATGATAGAGGTTTGTATTTCATTAATCCTGACGGCAAAGAAAAGGATAAGCCTCAACAGATATGGACCCAGGGAGAAACACAATCTAACTCGGTTTGGTTTCCCTGCATCGACAAGCCTAACGAAAAAATGACGGAAGAGATATTCATTACAGTGGATAAAAAATATACTACACTTTCCAATGGTGAATTAACTGATCAGAAAGAGAACGCTGATGGTACACGAACCGATCATTGGAAAATGGATCTGCCCCATTCAACTTACCTCGTGATGATGGCGATAGGGGAATTTTCAATAGTGAAGGACAAGTGGCGTAATAAGGAAGTGAATTACTATATGGAAAAGGATTATGAGCCTTATGCGAAAAACATTTTTGGCAATACACCTGAGATGATCGAAACATTTTCAAATAAGCTGGGTGTGCCTTTTGTCTGGAATAAATATGCGCAGATTATTGTGCGTGATTATGTTTCCGGCGCTATGGAGAACACAACAGCCACTTTACATGGAGATTTTTTAAATCAAACCGACCGTGAAATGCTTGATCGTGATTATGAAGATGTTATTTCGCATGAGCTTTTTCATCAGTGGTTCGGTGACCTGGTTACCTGCGAGTCGTGGTCGAACCTACCGGTGAACGAATCGTTTGCAGATTACGGGGAGTATATATGGAGGGAAAACAAATATGGCCGTGATGCGGCTGACGCTCATCACCGTGAAACGCTCGATAAATATCTTAAGGAATCGAGGCGTAAACAGGTGAGTATTGTGAGGTATTATTATGAGAATCGTGAAGATGTGTTCGACGCGCACACCTACGAAAAAGGCGGATGTGTTCTCCACATGCTTCGCAAATATACAGGCGATGAGGCTTTTTACGCCGCACTTAAACTTTACCTGGAATCTAATAAGTTCGGTTCCGCTGAAGTGGCGAACCTTCGTCTCGCCTTTGAAAAAATTACGGGTGAAGATCTGAACTGGTTCTTCAATCAATGGTTTTTTTCAGCGGGTCATCCTGACCTGGAGATCAGGCATCAATATAGTGATACGAAGCAAAAATATACAGTAACTATTGAGCAGAAGCAGGACCTGAAGTTAAGCCCTCTTTATAAATTGCCAATCGACGTTGATATTTACAGCGGAGGTAAAGTAGAGCGTAAACACATTGTTGTCGAAAAGCAAAAACAGGAAATTGAATTTGATCTCCCGGTGAAACCTGAGCTGGTAAATGTTGATGCCGAAAAAATGCTGCTCTGCGTTAAAACTGAAACGGGAAAGACCCCGCAGGAGCTTGCTTTTCAATACCATCACGCGCCGCTTTATGAGGATAGAACAGAGGCCTTGTTTAATCTTGTAAAAACGCCTGAGGCTCCGGAATATGTGGAATGTATTTTAAGCGCCATTGACGATAATTATTGGGAAATACGTTTGCTTGCGATATCGGGATTAAGCGAAATATTAAAAGGCAATGAAAACGCGACAAAGGAAAAGTTGATGCGTATTGTGGTGAAAGATCCGAAGTCATTGGTGCGTGCTGAGGCCATTGCATTTTTATCGCAAAACTTTAAGGATATGGATTTGATGTCTTTATATAAAGACGCCGTAAATGACAGATCCTATGCGGTTATTAGTGAGGCCTTGTCCGCAGTTGATAAGTTGGACAGCACTCAATCAATGGCGATAGCGAAAACACTTGAAGGTGAGAAGAATGAGCAGGTGCTTGCTTCGGTAATGGATATTTATGCGCGGCATGGCTCGGACGAGAACAACGATTTTTTTATTAAAAGTGCCGATCGCTTTAAAGGATATTGGAAAATAAGCTATACAGCCACCTATAGTGATTTTCTGAAACGTTGCAGCGACGAGTCGGTTAATAAAGCCCTGCCCGTATTTGAATCTGTTGCAAAGGATGAGAACCAGTTTGTGAAATTTTATGGCCGGCGTGCGCTGAAGGACCTGGTGACTATGTATGAAGAAAAAGAAGTAAAATTAAACACGAAGCTGAAGGACACGAAACCGGGCGATCCATCCGGTATCAAAGCGGAGATCACAAAAGTACAGGCACAAAAGAAAAAGATCAGCGACTTGCTGGATTCGCTGCCTGAAAAGTAAAGCTTATTTTAAGGCCTCAAAGCTAAATCCCTTTAAACTCAGTTGTTCTATAGCTTTCGGGAGTGCGTATTCGAGGTTGCGCTGCGCTTTTAAACTATCGTGAAACACAATTATTGAACCTTCACGGGAGTAACGAATCACATTTGATAAACATTTTTCGGGCGAAACAGATTGATCAAAATCATAGCTTAAAACATCCCACATAACAAGGGAGTATTGAGATCTGAGATCTGAGATCTGAGACTTTTTTATTTTTCCGTAAGGCGGGCGGAATAATTTTGACCTGACTAAGGCTGAGCATTTTTCAATGTTGCTGAAGTATTCGCTGTTCCTGGTCTTCCAGCCGTTGAGATGGTTATAGGTATGATTGCCGGTACTGTGGCCTTCATCTGAAATTCGTTTATACAGGTCGGGATTTTTTTCTACATTTTGGCCAATGCAAAAAAATGTGGCCTTTGCATTATGCTTTTTTAAAATATCCAATACCCAGGGTGTTACTTCCGGGATCGGGCCATCGTCAAACGTAAGGTAGATCTTTTTTTCAGCAGTAGGTATCCTCCAAATGAGACTGCTGAATAGTTTGCGTACTGCATATGGAGGCCTTATCAACTTCATTTCAATCCTCTCCCCAAAGAAGGGAGAGGTAGATAAGGACTATGGTTGCTCCTGCATTTGCGGCTGTTGCTGCTGTTCTTCTTTTCCGAATACAGCCGAGAACATGTTATAACGCTTTTCAAACTCCTTGGCAAGCGCGTCCTGTTTGTTTGATTTGGCCATATAAACCAAACGGCTCATGATTTCCTGCGCCTGTCGTATTTCGCGGCCGTATGCGGCTGCGCCGGTACTGCCCAGTGAAATGTAATAATTCATATCAGCTTCAAAAATATCGAACAGGCGTTTGGCAAGCGCATTTGCTTTTTCAGTCGCGTCTAATTGATAATAGGACAGTACAAGTGCGTAAACGGTCGCGTCATATGGTACATTTTCCGAAGGCATTACTTCCAGACACTTGTCAACCACTTTCAATGCTTTATCTTTTTTGCCTTCGTTAATGAGGGCTGAGGCGAGTGTTCCCATTTGAATGCGAAGGTTGGTGCACATACGGGAAATATTTTCGTCCAGGTAATTACCTTTTATATCCATTCCGCCCCAGCTGAATTTCATCATGTTATCATACATGATATCCGTAGCCACACGCGTCCCGCTTATCTGCTGTTCCTGAGGAAGCGCCTTTATCGGAACTAAACGGTAAGCGAGTCCTTCCAACTGGAAATAATCCTGAAGATTAAGATAGCTCTCAGGGCCGGTTGTAACGGCAAAATAAATGGGGCGCTCCCAATTGTTAGTGGCTAACAGGTCAAGCACCATCAGGTCGTTTTTCAATACATAACTTTTATCCAATTCCCATTTGATCGATTTTTCAATCCGGTTGGCGAGTTGCGGAGCCACTGTTCCGTTCTTTAGCACTTTGGCTGAATCAACAGGAACACTCATCTTCTTGGTCGGGAAATAACTGATGTATTTTCCGTTTTGTGTTTGCAGCTGATTTTGCTGATCATTGCTGGACACAAAATCGATCAACTCACGTACAGAAATATGGCCTTCTATCTTCCGGTCATAAAATGGAACGTAGTCGCGGGTTCCCTGCCTGTACTTATCTTCAGTTAATGAAAGCGGAACCGGGTCGGAGTCGTACGCCTTGCGCTTCATCTGGTTGATGTACCAGTCGGTATTCAGGAGGCTGAGGTTACACACACGTACATCTGTGCGATAGCCTTCTACTTCCTGTACGTACCAGAGAGGGAAAGTATCGTTATCGCCATTGGTAAATAAAATAGCGTTTGGCGCGCAGGAGTCGAGGTAGTCTTTTGCAAAATCCCTTGCTGTGTAGCGCTGCGAGCGGTCGTGATCATCCCATCCGTCTTTAGCCATAAGTGTAGGAACTGCCAGCACACATATTGCTGTCGCAATAACAGCACTTGTTTTCTGTGCCATTTTTTTACTCAACGCGTCAAAGATCGCGAGTACGCCAATGCCGATCCATATCGCGAACGCGTAGAATGAGCCGGCATACGCGTAGTCCCGCTCACGCGGCTGGTATGGATATTGGTTAAGGTAAACAACAATACAAAGCCCTGTGAACAGGAACAGGAGTAACACAACAAAGGCATCTTTATTGTAACGGTTAAAATGGAAAAATAACCCGATCACCCCCAATAATAAAGGAAGCGCGTAAAAAGCATTCCGGGCTTTATTGTTTTTGTTGCTTTCCAATGTGCCTTTGATCCCTATGCGCCAGTTGTCAAAGCTTTTAATACCGGTTATCCAGTTGCCATCAGTAGAATTACCATGTCCCTGTATATCATTTTGCCTGCCTACAAAATTCCAAAGGAAATAACGCCAGTACATCCAGTTGATCTGGTAAGAGATAAAATATTGCAGGTTCTCACTGAAGGCAGGTTTAACGGGAGTTTCATGCCCTTCTGCGTCAGTGGTTTTATCTCGTTTAATGCCGCCCCAGTTGCGGTACGCCGATTCGTGGCTCGATTGGGAACTCCACATGCGGGGAAATACTGTACAAAAATTTTTGTCGTAATTAGGAATCGAACTCTGGCGATCATCAGAAATTATATAACTATCCTTCACATTGCTTTTGTGAATGGAGGAACTGCCTTCCGCCGGAAGAGGAACAGAATTGGTATTGTCTTTTGGTGACCGTATGTAAACCGGAGTACCATCAATGTATGGTTTTTCAGGATCAAGGGGGGAATTGTAGTATTGTCCGTATAAAATAGGCCAGTCGCCGTACTGTTCGCGGTTAAGATAGGAGAGTAAGCTGATGGCATCTTTTGGCGCGTTCTCGTTCATTGGCGTATTGGCATTGGAGCGGATAACCAGCATAATGAAAGAAGAGTAGCCGATAAGCAGCATGGTAAAACTTAAAATGATGGTATTGATGAGTGCCACACGCTTGCGGGCGAAATAAAGAAGAGCCAGGGCGGAACCGCCAACAACAAATCGGAAAACGCCGGCTGATCCGCTGGTACTGGTAATCAGCGAAAGAATAAAAAACACAATGGACAGAATCATAAAATAATTAAAATACTTTTCGGATTCGTTGTGAGTATAGACCAGCCCGACAACGATCAATGAAATAAGTAAAAGGAAATATACAATGGAACCTGAGTTATACGGGAGATGAATCGTATTCACAAAGAACAATTCGAAATTACCCGCCAGGTTCACGATGCCGGGCACAACACCTGCCTGTATACCGCCAAGCAGTATAATAGAGAGGATACCGGTTATAATAAACCCTTTGTTATCTGTCTTAAATTTTTTGAAGTAGTAAATGAATACAAGGGCCGGTATGGCCAATAAATTAAGTAAGTGAACGCCAATAGAAAGGCCGAACATATAAGCAATAAAAATTATCCAGCGTTCGGAGTGGGGTTCATCGGCGATCCGTTCCCATTTTAATATAGCCCAGAATACAATGGCAGTGAACATCGCCGACATGGCGTAAACTTCACCTTCAACAGCTGAGAACCAGAAAGAATCACTGAATGTATAAGCCAGGGCACCAACGATACCGCTGCCCATGATAGCCAGCATTTTTCCATCGGTAATTTCGCCACTGTGTTCAACAATTTTGCGGGCCAGGGCTGTGATGCTCCAGAACAGGAACAA harbors:
- a CDS encoding DUF2723 domain-containing protein; translation: MNYKRINNVTGWSVFAVAAYTYLATIEPTASFWDCGEYIATAFKLQVGHPPGAPFFQMIGRFFTLFAGGDVTKAAKMVNIMSALCSAFTILFLFWSITALARKIVEHSGEITDGKMLAIMGSGIVGALAYTFSDSFWFSAVEGEVYAMSAMFTAIVFWAILKWERIADEPHSERWIIFIAYMFGLSIGVHLLNLLAIPALVFIYYFKKFKTDNKGFIITGILSIILLGGIQAGVVPGIVNLAGNFELFFVNTIHLPYNSGSIVYFLLLISLIVVGLVYTHNESEKYFNYFMILSIVFFILSLITSTSGSAGVFRFVVGGSALALLYFARKRVALINTIILSFTMLLIGYSSFIMLVIRSNANTPMNENAPKDAISLLSYLNREQYGDWPILYGQYYNSPLDPEKPYIDGTPVYIRSPKDNTNSVPLPAEGSSSIHKSNVKDSYIISDDRQSSIPNYDKNFCTVFPRMWSSQSSHESAYRNWGGIKRDKTTDAEGHETPVKPAFSENLQYFISYQINWMYWRYFLWNFVGRQNDIQGHGNSTDGNWITGIKSFDNWRIGIKGTLESNKNNKARNAFYALPLLLGVIGLFFHFNRYNKDAFVVLLLFLFTGLCIVVYLNQYPYQPRERDYAYAGSFYAFAIWIGIGVLAIFDALSKKMAQKTSAVIATAICVLAVPTLMAKDGWDDHDRSQRYTARDFAKDYLDSCAPNAILFTNGDNDTFPLWYVQEVEGYRTDVRVCNLSLLNTDWYINQMKRKAYDSDPVPLSLTEDKYRQGTRDYVPFYDRKIEGHISVRELIDFVSSNDQQNQLQTQNGKYISYFPTKKMSVPVDSAKVLKNGTVAPQLANRIEKSIKWELDKSYVLKNDLMVLDLLATNNWERPIYFAVTTGPESYLNLQDYFQLEGLAYRLVPIKALPQEQQISGTRVATDIMYDNMMKFSWGGMDIKGNYLDENISRMCTNLRIQMGTLASALINEGKKDKALKVVDKCLEVMPSENVPYDATVYALVLSYYQLDATEKANALAKRLFDIFEADMNYYISLGSTGAAAYGREIRQAQEIMSRLVYMAKSNKQDALAKEFEKRYNMFSAVFGKEEQQQQPQMQEQP
- a CDS encoding polysaccharide deacetylase family protein; the encoded protein is MKLIRPPYAVRKLFSSLIWRIPTAEKKIYLTFDDGPIPEVTPWVLDILKKHNAKATFFCIGQNVEKNPDLYKRISDEGHSTGNHTYNHLNGWKTRNSEYFSNIEKCSALVRSKLFRPPYGKIKKSQISDLRSQYSLVMWDVLSYDFDQSVSPEKCLSNVIRYSREGSIIVFHDSLKAQRNLEYALPKAIEQLSLKGFSFEALK